The Impatiens glandulifera chromosome 3, dImpGla2.1, whole genome shotgun sequence genome contains a region encoding:
- the LOC124931374 gene encoding mitogen-activated protein kinase homolog NTF3-like translates to MATPVEPPNGIKSVGKHYYTMWQSLFELDTKYVPIKPIGRGAYGIVCSSINKETDEKVAIKKIHNVFENRIDALRTLRELKLLRNLRHENVISLKDVMLPVHKRTFKDVYLVYELMDTDLHQIIKSSQSLTNDHSQYFLFQLLRGLKYLHSANILHRDLKPGNLLINANCDLKICDFGLARTSNENGQFMTEYVVTRWYRAPELLLCCDNYGTSIDVWSVGCIFAELLGRKPIFPGTECLNQLKLIVNVLGSQNEDDLQFIDNPKARKYIKKLPYSMGTTFSCLYPNANPLAIDLLEKMLVFDPSKRISVSEALEHPFMSSLYDQNRDTNAQIPTDLDIDEDLNEEMIREMMWREMVHYHPEAAMAKMEVNY, encoded by the exons ATGGCAACCCCTGTTGAACCTCCTAATGGAATAAAATCTGTTGGGAAACATTACTATACAATGTGGCAATCTTTATTTGAGTTGGATACTAAATATGTTCCAATTAAGCCAATTGGTAGAGGGGCTTATGGTATTGTGTGTTCTTCCATTAACAAAGAAACAGATGAAAAGGTTGCAATTAAGAAGATACATAATGTTTTTGAGAATCGGATTGATGCTCTGCGAACTTTAAGGGAATTGAAACTTCTACGGAATCTTAGACATGAGAATGTAATTTCCTTGAAAGATGTCATGTTGCCTGTTCATAAGAGAACTTTCAAGGATGTCTACTTGGTTTATGAACTGATGGATACAGATTTGCATCAAATTATCAAGTCTTCTCAATCTCTTACCAATGATCACTCCCAATATTTCCTTTTTCAG TTGCTTCGAGGACTTAAATATCTTCATTCGGCGAACATTCTCCATCGAGACCTCAagcccgggaatcttctcatcAATGCAAATTGTGACCTAAAGATCTGCGATTTCGGTCTAGCTCGAACCAGCAATGAAAATGGCCAATTCATGACCGAATACGTAGTCACTCGCTGGTATCGAGCCCCCGAGCTTCTCCTCTGCTGCGACAACTATGGAACTTCAATCGACGTTTGGTCAGTCGGATGCATTTTCGCAGAGCTCCTTGGTCGAAAACCAATCTTTCCAGGAACAGAATGTCTAAACCAGTTAAAACTGATTGTGAATGTACTTGGTAGCCAAAATGAAGATGATCTTCAGTTTATTGATAATCCAAAGGCAAGGAAGTACATTAAGAAATTACCTTATTCAATGGGGACAACATTTTCTTGTCTATATCCAAATGCTAATCCTTTAGCAATTGATCTTTTGGAGAAAATGCTTGTTTTCGATCCATCGAAGAGGATTAGTGTTAGTGAAGCACTTGAACATCCTTTTATGTCTTCTCTTTACGATCAAAATAGAGATACTAATGCTCAGATTCCGACTGACCTTGATATCGATGAAGATTTGAATGAGGAAATGATTAGGGAGATGATGTGGAGAGAAATGGTTCATTATCATCCTGAAGCTGCCATGGCAAAAATGGAGGTAAATTATTGA
- the LOC124932996 gene encoding bZIP transcription factor 44-like has translation MASGNSSGSFPNPITEEKKRKRMQSNRESARRSRMRKQKHLDEMMMKVNQMRRDNNQILNRISFMTQHFLRVESDNSILRAQISELTHQLNSLNSIIGAAAGVVVGDNGFLNVDSWSNMGMMCFNQPIMASPDLFY, from the coding sequence ATGGCATCTGGGAACTCGTCTGGATCTTTTCCAAATCCTATAACGGAGGAGAAAAAGAGGAAAAGAATGCAATCGAATCGTGAATCGGCTAGACGATCAAGAATGAGGAAACAAAAACATTTGGATGAAATGATGATGAAAGTTAATCAGATGAGAAGAGATAATAATCAGATCTTGAATCGGATCAGTTTCATGACTCAACATTTTCTTAGAGTGGAATCGGATAATTCGATTCTTCGAGCTCAGATATCTGAGTTGACTCATCAGCTTAACTCGTTGAACAGTATTATCGGAGCTGCTGCCGGAGTTGTTGTCGGAGATAATGGATTTTTGAATGTGGATTCATGGAGTAATATGGGTATGATGTGTTTTAATCAGCCTATTATGGCGTCTCCCGATCTATTTTATTGA